The Acinetobacter sp. GSS19 genome includes a region encoding these proteins:
- the acnA gene encoding aconitate hydratase AcnA yields MAKYSNLNSFNSLETLTVDSKHYQIYNLNKLQTQCPDVTRLPKSLKVLLENLLRFEDQLTVKTEHIHALLQWPATRSSEQEIQYRPARVLMQDFTGVPAVVDLAAMRAAVAKAGKDPDKINPLSPVDLVIDHSVMVDHFATPQAFEQNVAIEMQRNGERYQFLRWGQSALNQFRVVPPGTGICHQVNLEYLAQAVWTDDVEGQTFAFPDTLVGTDSHTTMINGLGVLGWGVGGIEAEAAMLGQPISMLIPEVIGFKLTGKLNEGITATDLVLTITQMLRQKGVVGKFVEFYGDGLADLPLADRATIANMAPEYGATCGFFPIDDITLGYLRLTGRQPERIALVEAYSKAQGLWRNAGDEPVFTDTLELDMSTVEASLAGPKRPQDRVPLSHVPQTFKALMELTLKPAKEEKERLENEGGGGTAVEAKQANLPHEEAFCMIEGKKYPLQHGDVVISAITSCTNTSNPSVMLAAGLLAKKAVEKGLQRKPWVKSSLAPGSKVVTDYLNAAGLTPYLEQLGYHLVGYGCTTCIGNSGPLPPAIEEAVQCFDLNVAAVLSGNRNFEGRVHPLVKTNWLASPPLVIAYGLAGNIRTDLSQQPIGEGFNGELVYLKDIWPTQAEIEAALQSVNTQMFHKEYAAVFEGDAQWKAIPIPPSKTYLWDEQSTYIRHPPFFQGIDQPAPPIQNIEGARILAVLGDSVTTDHISPAGNIKKDSPAGRYLQQQGVEPQDFNSYGSRRGNHEVMMRGTFANIRIKNEMLGGEEGGNTIHIPTASKMSIYDAAMRYQTDQTPLLIIAGKEYGTGSSRDWAAKGTNLLGVKAVIAESFERIHRSNLVGMGVLPLQFMDGQNRQSLALTGNEILSIRGLSDQLQPHQVLEVDVQDITGQQRSFQVLCRIDTLNEVEYFKSGGILHYVLRHLIAS; encoded by the coding sequence ATGGCCAAGTATAGTAATCTAAATAGTTTTAATAGCTTAGAAACACTGACAGTCGATTCTAAACATTATCAGATTTATAACCTCAATAAATTACAGACCCAGTGTCCGGATGTGACACGCTTGCCGAAATCACTTAAGGTTTTGCTGGAAAATTTATTGCGCTTTGAAGATCAGCTGACCGTAAAAACCGAACATATCCATGCGCTGCTGCAATGGCCTGCCACCCGAAGTTCGGAACAGGAAATTCAATATCGCCCTGCACGCGTCCTGATGCAGGATTTTACCGGTGTGCCTGCTGTGGTGGATCTCGCAGCCATGCGTGCTGCCGTTGCCAAAGCCGGTAAAGACCCAGACAAAATTAACCCGTTGTCACCGGTTGATCTGGTGATTGACCACTCGGTTATGGTCGATCATTTTGCCACACCCCAAGCCTTTGAACAGAACGTGGCCATCGAAATGCAGCGCAATGGCGAGCGTTACCAGTTTTTGCGTTGGGGGCAATCGGCGTTAAACCAATTTAGGGTTGTTCCTCCGGGAACCGGGATTTGCCATCAGGTCAACTTGGAGTATTTGGCACAAGCCGTCTGGACGGATGACGTTGAAGGCCAGACCTTTGCATTTCCAGATACGCTGGTAGGTACAGATTCACACACCACCATGATTAATGGTTTGGGTGTGTTGGGTTGGGGAGTAGGTGGGATTGAAGCAGAAGCTGCGATGCTAGGGCAGCCGATTTCCATGCTGATTCCAGAAGTGATCGGTTTTAAACTGACTGGAAAACTGAACGAAGGCATCACTGCAACCGATCTGGTGCTTACCATCACTCAGATGCTGCGGCAAAAAGGCGTGGTTGGAAAATTTGTCGAATTCTATGGCGATGGCTTGGCAGATTTGCCTTTGGCTGACCGTGCAACGATTGCCAACATGGCTCCGGAATATGGGGCAACCTGTGGCTTCTTCCCGATTGATGATATCACTTTAGGTTATTTACGTTTAACTGGACGTCAGCCGGAACGTATTGCCCTAGTTGAAGCGTATAGCAAGGCACAAGGCTTGTGGCGTAATGCGGGCGATGAACCCGTCTTTACTGACACACTGGAACTGGATATGAGTACCGTGGAAGCGAGTCTGGCTGGACCTAAACGTCCACAAGATCGTGTGCCACTCTCACATGTACCACAGACCTTTAAAGCCTTAATGGAGTTGACCTTGAAACCTGCTAAAGAGGAAAAAGAGCGTCTGGAAAATGAAGGCGGCGGTGGAACGGCGGTAGAAGCTAAACAGGCCAATCTGCCCCATGAAGAAGCTTTCTGCATGATTGAAGGGAAAAAATACCCCTTGCAGCATGGTGATGTGGTGATTTCCGCGATTACATCCTGTACCAATACCTCTAACCCGAGTGTCATGCTGGCTGCCGGCTTGCTGGCCAAAAAGGCAGTAGAAAAAGGTCTGCAGCGTAAACCATGGGTAAAAAGCTCACTGGCACCGGGTTCCAAAGTGGTGACCGATTATCTGAATGCTGCCGGCTTAACTCCCTATCTGGAACAGCTAGGTTATCACTTGGTCGGTTATGGCTGTACCACCTGTATCGGGAACTCAGGTCCTTTACCTCCCGCGATTGAAGAGGCGGTGCAATGTTTTGATCTGAATGTGGCAGCGGTGCTTTCGGGTAACCGAAATTTTGAAGGACGGGTGCATCCGCTGGTTAAAACCAACTGGCTGGCCTCACCGCCATTGGTGATTGCCTATGGTTTGGCTGGCAATATCCGTACCGATTTAAGCCAGCAGCCAATTGGCGAAGGCTTCAATGGTGAACTGGTCTATCTGAAAGATATCTGGCCAACTCAGGCTGAAATCGAGGCGGCCCTGCAAAGTGTCAATACGCAAATGTTCCATAAGGAATATGCGGCAGTCTTTGAGGGGGATGCCCAGTGGAAAGCCATTCCTATTCCACCAAGCAAAACCTATCTCTGGGATGAGCAATCGACCTATATCCGCCATCCTCCATTTTTCCAGGGCATCGATCAGCCAGCTCCACCGATCCAGAATATTGAAGGCGCGCGCATTCTGGCGGTATTGGGAGATTCGGTCACCACAGACCATATTTCTCCGGCGGGTAACATCAAGAAAGACAGTCCGGCGGGGCGCTATTTGCAGCAGCAAGGTGTGGAACCGCAGGACTTTAACTCCTATGGTTCGCGTCGAGGCAATCATGAAGTCATGATGCGCGGGACCTTTGCCAATATCCGGATTAAAAATGAAATGCTCGGTGGCGAAGAAGGCGGCAATACGATTCATATTCCAACCGCAAGCAAAATGTCGATTTATGATGCTGCCATGCGCTATCAGACTGACCAGACCCCTTTGCTGATTATTGCCGGAAAAGAGTACGGAACAGGTTCGTCACGTGACTGGGCTGCGAAAGGAACCAACCTGTTAGGGGTGAAAGCCGTGATTGCGGAAAGTTTTGAGCGGATTCATCGCTCTAACTTGGTCGGGATGGGAGTCTTGCCTTTGCAGTTTATGGACGGACAAAACCGGCAGAGTTTGGCCTTGACGGGCAATGAAATCCTGTCGATCCGTGGTTTGTCGGATCAGTTACAGCCACATCAGGTTTTGGAAGTGGATGTGCAAGATATCACGGGCCAGCAACGCAGTTTTCAGGTGTTATGCCGTATCGATACCTTAAATGAAGTGGAATACTTCAAGTCGGGTGGTATTTTGCATTATGTGCTGCGCCACTTGATTGCATCCTGA
- a CDS encoding peptide chain release factor 3 produces the protein MSFKDELAAQVAQRRTFAIISHPDAGKTTMTEKLLLWGQAIQVAGMVKSRKSDRAATSDWMEMEKERGISITTSVMQFPYKNHVINLLDTPGHEDFSEDTYRTLTAVDSALMVIDGAKGVEERTIKLMDVCRMRDTPIISFVNKMDREIREPLELLDEIENVLKIKCVPLTWPLGSGRDFAGVYNLLEEKLYVYKAGFGSTITDIEVREGYDYPDIREKVGDLAWAAFEESLELVQMANEPLDREEFLAGRQTPVLFGTALGNFGVDHVLDAFVQWAPEPKAHPTQDRVVDAKEEGFSGFVFKIQANMDPKHRDRIAFMRICSGKYEKGLKMNHVRIGKDVRISDALTFLAGDRQHLEEAWPGDIIGLHNHGTIQIGDTFTSGEKLQFTGIPHFAPEMFRRVRLRDPLKSKQLQKGLKELSEEGATQVFMPQNSNDLIVGAVGVLQFEVVAYRLKEEYKVDCIYEPVSINTVRWVHCDDEKKFNEFKKKAHDQLSLDGGGHLTYLAPSRVNLQLMQERYPDIQFRATREH, from the coding sequence ATGAGTTTTAAAGATGAATTAGCGGCGCAGGTCGCGCAGCGTCGTACTTTTGCGATTATTTCCCACCCCGATGCCGGTAAAACCACCATGACCGAAAAGCTGCTGTTATGGGGGCAGGCGATTCAGGTGGCGGGGATGGTAAAAAGCCGTAAATCAGATCGTGCCGCCACCTCAGACTGGATGGAAATGGAAAAAGAGCGTGGGATCTCGATTACCACATCGGTCATGCAGTTCCCCTATAAAAATCATGTGATCAACTTACTGGATACTCCAGGGCATGAAGACTTCTCGGAAGATACCTATCGCACCCTGACGGCTGTGGACTCCGCGCTAATGGTGATTGATGGGGCAAAAGGGGTCGAAGAACGAACCATCAAATTGATGGATGTGTGTCGTATGCGTGACACACCAATTATCTCCTTCGTCAACAAGATGGACCGTGAAATTCGCGAACCATTAGAGCTGCTAGATGAAATTGAAAACGTTCTAAAAATCAAATGTGTTCCGTTGACCTGGCCATTGGGTTCAGGTCGTGACTTTGCTGGCGTGTATAACTTGCTCGAAGAAAAGTTATATGTGTATAAAGCCGGCTTTGGTTCGACCATCACGGATATTGAAGTGCGTGAAGGCTATGATTATCCGGACATCCGTGAAAAAGTCGGTGATCTGGCATGGGCCGCTTTTGAAGAATCTCTAGAGTTGGTGCAAATGGCGAATGAGCCTTTGGATCGTGAGGAGTTTCTTGCGGGTCGTCAAACCCCGGTCCTGTTTGGTACTGCTTTAGGGAATTTCGGTGTCGATCATGTGCTGGATGCCTTTGTTCAATGGGCACCAGAACCTAAAGCCCATCCTACGCAGGATCGTGTCGTCGATGCCAAAGAAGAAGGCTTTAGTGGTTTCGTGTTTAAAATCCAGGCCAATATGGATCCGAAACACCGTGACCGTATTGCCTTTATGCGGATCTGTTCAGGCAAGTATGAAAAAGGCCTGAAAATGAACCACGTGCGGATCGGCAAGGACGTGCGGATTAGTGATGCACTGACCTTTTTGGCAGGGGATCGTCAGCATCTGGAAGAAGCTTGGCCGGGTGACATTATCGGTTTGCATAACCATGGCACCATCCAGATTGGTGATACCTTTACTTCGGGTGAAAAACTGCAATTTACCGGGATTCCGCACTTTGCACCGGAAATGTTCCGTCGTGTGCGTCTGAGAGATCCTCTGAAATCTAAACAGTTACAAAAAGGCCTGAAAGAACTGTCTGAAGAAGGTGCGACACAGGTCTTTATGCCACAAAACAGCAATGACCTGATTGTTGGTGCTGTTGGTGTACTGCAGTTCGAGGTAGTGGCTTACCGTCTGAAAGAAGAATACAAAGTGGATTGTATCTACGAGCCGGTCAGCATTAATACCGTGCGTTGGGTGCATTGTGATGATGAGAAGAAATTTAACGAATTCAAGAAAAAAGCACATGATCAGCTGTCTTTGGATGGCGGCGGACACTTGACCTATCTGGCACCGAGCCGCGTCAATTTACAATTGATGCAAGAACGTTATCCCGATATTCAGTTCCGTGCCACTCGAGAGCACTAA
- a CDS encoding RsiV family protein, giving the protein MSNSAKLLALTILASTLGLSACQPKADPEPEKPEASAVETAKLPSLEGEIVKLQLALPECEGHSCPEISIERLQSNQPFIDRVIDQGILKQLQQTLDLAPQDQQVASEPTSAIAASATVAEASVPATPQQNLETQVQPYLRTFLQMDQELKQLGASHSINLMIKPKILIAQSPVATVVMNSSSYLGGAHGAAAQQYYNFDLKQQRQLQLQDILQPNQRAALRQEAHRVFQRWVVDSKLATSVEEYEQVWPFQLSDNFFLSQQGLILQYGEYEIGPYVVGLPRLVVPYEKLQKILKPQYLPQAAKAADQKAAS; this is encoded by the coding sequence ATGTCGAATTCTGCAAAACTTTTGGCTTTGACGATCTTGGCGAGTACGTTAGGACTGAGTGCTTGTCAACCTAAAGCAGATCCCGAACCGGAAAAACCGGAAGCCTCTGCTGTTGAAACAGCGAAGCTACCGAGCCTGGAAGGCGAGATCGTGAAGTTGCAATTGGCGCTTCCCGAATGTGAGGGGCACAGTTGCCCAGAAATTAGTATTGAGCGTTTGCAGAGTAATCAGCCCTTTATTGATCGGGTGATTGATCAGGGAATTTTAAAACAGCTACAACAAACGTTAGATCTTGCTCCACAAGATCAGCAGGTTGCGAGTGAACCTACCAGTGCGATTGCCGCCAGTGCAACGGTGGCAGAAGCCAGTGTACCGGCGACACCTCAGCAAAACCTGGAAACGCAGGTACAACCTTATCTGCGCACATTTCTGCAGATGGATCAGGAGCTCAAGCAGTTGGGTGCGAGTCACTCCATCAACCTCATGATTAAACCCAAAATCCTGATTGCGCAAAGTCCGGTAGCCACCGTGGTCATGAATAGCAGTAGTTATCTGGGCGGAGCACATGGTGCTGCGGCACAGCAGTACTATAATTTTGATTTAAAACAGCAAAGGCAGCTGCAATTGCAGGACATTCTGCAACCGAACCAGCGAGCAGCCCTCAGACAGGAAGCTCATCGCGTCTTTCAACGTTGGGTTGTCGATTCTAAATTGGCCACAAGTGTTGAAGAATATGAACAGGTCTGGCCATTTCAGTTGTCCGATAATTTTTTCCTGAGTCAGCAGGGTTTAATTCTGCAATATGGCGAATATGAAATTGGTCCTTATGTGGTTGGGTTGCCACGTCTGGTGGTTCCGTATGAGAAATTGCAGAAGATTCTAAAACCCCAATATTTGCCGCAAGCAGCGAAAGCCGCAGACCAAAAGGCAGCGTCCTAA
- a CDS encoding TatD family hydrolase: MSVCSLFDTHTHFDVAEFDADRIELARQAKRVGVEALILIGFVAERFPHLLAVHRELQQFNTAPQSYLAPGLHPVYIEQHQPEHLDQLQQILQTQACVAVGEIGLDTFLPQHKQPENLAKQREYFAAQLELARQYNKPVLLHIRKAHAESLQLLKQQRFQLGGIAHAFSGGIEEAKAFVKLGFMIGVTGQITNPNAKKLRNVVQQLGAEHLVLETDCPDMTPLCCQLSDQQRTRNTPVNLPYVLKGLAETLAMPETDLADILWQNSLAALHLTR; the protein is encoded by the coding sequence ATGTCCGTTTGCTCCCTGTTTGATACCCACACCCATTTTGATGTCGCTGAGTTTGATGCAGATCGGATTGAACTGGCACGACAGGCCAAGAGGGTGGGGGTAGAAGCTTTAATCTTGATAGGCTTTGTTGCAGAGCGCTTTCCCCACTTGTTGGCGGTCCATCGCGAATTGCAGCAATTCAACACGGCTCCACAAAGTTATCTGGCACCGGGATTACATCCGGTTTATATCGAGCAGCATCAGCCCGAACATCTGGATCAATTGCAGCAGATTCTGCAAACACAAGCGTGTGTTGCAGTGGGCGAAATTGGCCTGGATACCTTTTTGCCACAGCACAAACAGCCGGAAAATTTGGCTAAGCAACGCGAGTATTTTGCTGCACAGCTTGAATTGGCACGACAATACAACAAGCCGGTTTTGTTACATATTCGTAAGGCACATGCTGAAAGCCTGCAACTACTTAAGCAGCAACGCTTTCAGCTCGGCGGTATTGCTCATGCCTTTAGCGGTGGTATTGAAGAAGCAAAGGCTTTTGTTAAGCTGGGTTTCATGATTGGTGTGACCGGGCAAATTACCAATCCAAATGCCAAAAAGCTGCGTAACGTCGTTCAACAGCTGGGTGCTGAACATCTGGTACTCGAAACTGATTGTCCGGATATGACGCCGTTATGCTGCCAGCTGTCTGACCAACAGCGCACGCGTAATACCCCGGTGAATTTACCGTATGTCTTGAAAGGACTGGCTGAAACGCTCGCGATGCCGGAAACGGACTTGGCGGATATATTGTGGCAGAATTCATTGGCGGCCTTGCATTTAACACGCTAA
- a CDS encoding putative bifunctional diguanylate cyclase/phosphodiesterase, which yields MVEIHYDSNLVIASIFVAFLASYLAISVEQLLFQKFYKNYRKMIITISGMILGFAVWSMHLVGTLAGHLPQDFYFDPALTFLSYLIAAIASIFSIRLTTRPTLPLARLLTGAILMGLGMSGMHYVGMMGLIIPGYHLHYDLFLVVVSVLTAIAGAALAFWLTFKYKIAQSNHHVALKMMVTLIMAMSIVAMHYLGMGAAYYHPEMAEVVSVLSPYQLSKGLLLLTIIVIASLIILMALAVASLELRLEQRDFQLSEVSKELATQALQDNLTKLPNRLFLLDYAQMLFQQHQACAQKIAWLYIDLDRFKSINDAFGHSAGDQLLVQIANRIQRHLTAQQKLLRIGGDEFLLVVEQTDADGASVLAERVLQHLQDGFLIAGKEIKISASIGIAIYPEHGTQLQDLLMHADAAMLMSKEQGRNTHSVFHSTLEQQESHSQSKLMNDLYKAVEEEQFVLFYQPKFTTDYRICGVEALIRWKHPTLGLLTPNLFIQGAEKTGLIIRMGYWALEQACKQIQQWQRLGKPFYPIAVNLSAIQFEHKHLFTTLEKLLKQYQVQPQHLVIEITESTAMHHIELSIRSFERLRQMGLRIAIDDFGTGHSSFMYLKRLPVDELKIDRGFINELKPGSKDEMILESIIHLALKLGLTVTAEGVETPLQAEILTRLGCQQLQGFLLGMPVDVERLDMYLAETDPGAYALLQSS from the coding sequence ATGGTGGAAATACATTATGATAGCAACCTGGTGATTGCGTCGATTTTTGTCGCATTTCTAGCCAGCTATCTCGCCATTTCTGTGGAACAGCTGCTATTCCAAAAATTTTATAAAAATTACCGGAAAATGATTATTACAATCAGTGGCATGATCTTAGGGTTTGCTGTCTGGTCGATGCATTTGGTTGGTACGCTGGCGGGTCATTTACCGCAAGATTTTTATTTTGATCCTGCGCTGACATTTTTATCTTATTTGATTGCGGCGATTGCCTCGATATTCTCTATTAGGCTAACAACACGTCCAACTTTACCTTTAGCCCGCTTGCTGACGGGTGCCATTTTAATGGGACTCGGCATGTCGGGGATGCATTATGTGGGTATGATGGGGCTGATCATCCCAGGCTATCATTTGCATTATGATCTGTTCTTGGTTGTGGTGTCGGTTCTGACCGCAATTGCCGGTGCAGCATTAGCGTTCTGGCTAACCTTTAAATATAAAATCGCTCAATCAAATCATCATGTGGCTCTGAAAATGATGGTCACCCTGATCATGGCTATGAGTATTGTGGCGATGCATTACCTGGGGATGGGAGCTGCCTATTATCATCCTGAAATGGCAGAAGTCGTTTCAGTCCTCAGTCCCTACCAGTTAAGCAAAGGCTTGTTACTGTTGACCATTATCGTGATTGCCAGTTTGATTATTTTGATGGCTTTGGCTGTCGCTTCCCTGGAATTACGCCTTGAGCAGCGTGATTTTCAGCTTTCCGAAGTCAGTAAGGAACTGGCCACGCAGGCTTTACAGGATAATCTGACCAAACTGCCGAATCGGCTGTTTCTGCTGGATTATGCGCAGATGCTGTTTCAGCAGCATCAGGCTTGTGCGCAGAAGATTGCCTGGTTGTATATTGATCTGGATCGCTTTAAAAGCATCAATGACGCCTTTGGTCATTCCGCGGGGGATCAGCTATTGGTGCAGATCGCCAACCGGATTCAGCGACATTTAACCGCCCAGCAAAAACTGCTGCGAATCGGTGGAGATGAGTTTCTGTTGGTTGTCGAACAAACTGATGCGGATGGTGCGAGTGTGCTGGCCGAGAGAGTCTTGCAGCATTTGCAGGATGGTTTTTTGATTGCTGGCAAAGAGATCAAGATTTCGGCCAGTATCGGGATTGCCATTTACCCGGAACATGGCACGCAGCTGCAAGACTTGCTGATGCATGCCGATGCCGCGATGCTGATGTCCAAAGAACAGGGACGCAATACCCATTCCGTGTTTCATTCCACGCTTGAACAGCAAGAGAGTCACAGTCAGAGCAAGCTGATGAATGATCTCTATAAGGCGGTTGAAGAAGAGCAATTTGTCCTGTTCTATCAGCCCAAATTCACCACAGATTACCGGATTTGTGGAGTAGAAGCCCTGATTCGCTGGAAGCATCCCACCTTGGGATTACTCACCCCCAACCTATTTATTCAGGGAGCGGAAAAGACCGGCCTGATTATTCGGATGGGTTATTGGGCGTTGGAACAGGCCTGCAAGCAAATTCAGCAATGGCAACGCTTGGGTAAGCCTTTTTATCCGATTGCGGTTAATCTCTCCGCGATTCAGTTTGAACATAAACACCTGTTTACGACCCTGGAAAAATTGCTGAAACAGTATCAGGTACAACCGCAGCATCTGGTGATTGAAATTACCGAATCTACCGCCATGCATCATATTGAACTGAGTATTCGCAGTTTTGAACGTTTACGCCAGATGGGACTTCGTATCGCGATTGATGATTTTGGCACCGGACATTCCAGTTTTATGTATTTGAAACGATTACCCGTGGATGAACTAAAAATTGACCGTGGATTTATCAATGAGTTAAAGCCAGGCTCCAAGGATGAAATGATTCTGGAAAGTATTATTCATCTAGCCCTGAAACTTGGCCTGACCGTAACGGCAGAAGGGGTGGAAACACCCCTACAGGCGGAAATTCTCACGCGTTTGGGGTGCCAGCAATTACAGGGCTTTCTACTCGGTATGCCGGTAGATGTCGAACGTCTGGATATGTATCTGGCTGAGACTGATCCTGGTGCTTATGCGCTGTTGCAGAGCAGTTGA
- a CDS encoding carboxy terminal-processing peptidase codes for MKLQTIACAVAIATGGLFFSHAMNEAIAATNAASVSQSIQPSPEQALVSRQLATLVDRQHYLNMRLDATTSQRILDMYLDSLDPDHSLFLAADVEQYKKKYGPTFGAALKAGDLSGPYAIHQQYRQRLKEYNRFMLAELQKPQNLKQTNVYIDAEREKAPYFKSATEQHAHWRKMLVSQLINLTIAKEEELAKQQALKDNPELANGQDVVSPEDLTPVQTLVKRYTRQLERINRIKSDDVLDKTLNAMMATYDPHSNYFPPVDAMELNRQTTLQLEGIGVSIRPDRGNEDYTKIETIVEGGPASKSGQIKSGDRIIGVAQDGEKMVDVIGWPSTEIVGLIRGKRGTKVTLRLLGPGASMGQVRSVTLVRDVIKEEDAGVRARTVTVNRNGKDHQFGVIEIPSFYLNYRARRAGAEYRSVAEDTNNALKALAAQKVEGIIIDLRNNPGGSLEEVARMLGQVIKSGPVVQIRDGNGNVSVFEDNDGGAQTYAGPLAVLVNLASASASEIYSAAIQDYERGIVIGSTTTGKGTAQVQLDTLAHGQATLTQRKFYRVTGGSTQNKGVVPDIQLVDIYNDEFGERKSKNALAWDTISTAPFKREGVVQPYVKQLSTLSAQRVMQDPQFNYLNQRKQIAEETAEQKRLVLDIDQRRAELHRLEQQSLEAENKRRQASGQKPYANWESYQAALESLAEARAKMKAAQRPALPEEEAFVTEAAQVLLDYAQLHKS; via the coding sequence ATGAAACTTCAAACTATAGCTTGTGCGGTTGCCATCGCAACAGGTGGACTTTTCTTTAGCCATGCGATGAATGAGGCGATTGCAGCAACCAATGCTGCTTCAGTTAGCCAGTCGATTCAACCGAGTCCAGAACAGGCTTTAGTTTCCCGCCAGTTGGCAACCCTTGTTGACCGTCAGCATTATTTAAACATGCGCCTGGACGCAACGACATCGCAGCGTATTCTGGATATGTATCTGGACAGTCTTGATCCGGATCACTCCTTGTTCCTGGCTGCCGATGTAGAACAATATAAAAAGAAATATGGTCCAACATTTGGTGCAGCCTTAAAGGCGGGTGACCTGTCTGGTCCGTATGCGATTCATCAGCAGTATCGTCAGCGTTTAAAAGAATATAACCGTTTTATGTTGGCCGAATTGCAGAAGCCGCAAAATCTAAAACAAACCAATGTGTATATTGACGCAGAACGTGAAAAAGCACCTTATTTTAAAAGTGCAACAGAACAGCACGCACACTGGCGCAAGATGCTGGTCTCGCAGCTGATCAATTTGACCATTGCCAAAGAAGAAGAACTGGCCAAACAGCAAGCCCTGAAAGACAATCCAGAATTGGCCAATGGTCAGGATGTGGTCAGTCCGGAAGATTTAACCCCGGTACAAACTTTGGTCAAACGTTATACCCGTCAACTCGAACGGATTAACCGAATTAAGAGTGATGATGTGCTTGATAAAACCTTAAATGCCATGATGGCGACTTATGATCCACACAGTAACTATTTCCCACCAGTGGATGCGATGGAGCTGAACCGTCAAACCACCTTGCAACTTGAGGGAATTGGGGTTTCGATTCGTCCGGATCGTGGCAATGAAGACTACACCAAGATCGAGACCATCGTAGAAGGTGGTCCGGCCAGCAAGTCCGGCCAGATCAAATCGGGTGACCGGATTATTGGAGTGGCCCAAGATGGCGAGAAAATGGTTGATGTGATTGGCTGGCCAAGCACGGAAATTGTTGGATTGATCCGGGGTAAACGCGGCACCAAAGTCACTTTGAGACTTTTAGGTCCAGGTGCATCGATGGGACAGGTACGCAGCGTGACATTGGTGCGTGATGTGATTAAGGAAGAAGATGCCGGCGTGCGTGCACGTACCGTCACGGTGAATCGTAATGGCAAAGACCATCAGTTTGGTGTAATAGAAATTCCTTCATTTTATTTAAATTACCGTGCACGTCGTGCCGGAGCAGAATACCGCTCTGTCGCTGAAGACACTAACAATGCCTTGAAAGCACTGGCTGCACAAAAAGTTGAAGGGATTATCATCGATTTGCGTAATAATCCAGGCGGCTCATTAGAAGAAGTGGCTCGTATGTTGGGGCAAGTCATTAAGTCCGGCCCTGTGGTGCAGATTCGTGATGGCAATGGCAATGTCAGCGTGTTTGAAGATAACGATGGTGGTGCACAGACCTATGCCGGGCCATTGGCAGTTCTGGTGAATTTGGCCTCTGCATCCGCGAGCGAGATTTATTCTGCGGCGATTCAGGATTATGAGCGTGGTATTGTGATTGGCAGTACCACAACAGGTAAAGGCACGGCACAAGTGCAACTGGATACCTTGGCGCATGGTCAAGCAACGCTCACTCAGCGAAAGTTCTATCGGGTGACCGGTGGCAGTACCCAGAACAAAGGCGTCGTGCCGGATATCCAGCTGGTCGATATCTACAACGATGAATTTGGTGAACGGAAATCTAAAAATGCACTGGCGTGGGATACCATCTCGACAGCACCGTTTAAACGAGAGGGTGTGGTGCAACCTTATGTAAAACAGTTGAGTACTTTATCGGCACAGCGGGTGATGCAAGATCCGCAATTTAATTATCTCAATCAACGCAAGCAGATTGCTGAAGAAACAGCTGAGCAAAAACGTCTGGTGCTGGATATTGATCAGCGCCGTGCAGAATTGCACCGTCTAGAGCAGCAGAGTCTAGAGGCGGAGAATAAGCGCCGTCAGGCATCTGGACAAAAACCATATGCCAATTGGGAAAGTTATCAGGCGGCGTTGGAATCCCTTGCTGAAGCTCGGGCCAAGATGAAAGCTGCACAACGTCCGGCACTGCCAGAAGAAGAAGCCTTCGTGACCGAAGCGGCTCAAGTGCTGTTGGATTATGCTCAATTGCACAAATCCTGA